A window of Centroberyx gerrardi isolate f3 chromosome 6, fCenGer3.hap1.cur.20231027, whole genome shotgun sequence genomic DNA:
AGTTAATATAACAATTTAAAGATAATATTCTtccatttcattatttcattatcattcTATTTTGCTGGTTTGTGTCATGTGTGCAATTGAGCTGCTGGTGGTGTATTTGAAACTGTTTATGTCCAACGGCAAGGTTGGTGTTCACATTCACTTTCAATGCACATAAGATTTCCAGTTTTTGAACAGTGAAGACAACTCATGTTCTGAATTGGTTGAATTGGAAGAAAATTGACCCCACTTAGCCTCTGTGTTTCATGTGTAGCCATAGCCTTGCCACTGTGGAGCATGACACCATGCAGTATGACATCATCTACTCAGCTGTCAGTGCCGTCACCTGACAAATGTGATCAGTTGGTGAGTTAGAGAGGGCAAAATCAAATTTTGAGATGTCCTGACATGCTTGTTTGCGCTACTTATTGCACACCTGCTTCACTTAGCTTacatcgtctctctctctctctctctctctctctctctctcccaggtagTCACAGTGGTCTTCTACATCTTCACAGACTTGATTCTCATTTCCCAGTTTCTCTACTATAAGATCAAGAACAGCTCCACCAGAAGTAAGTCCTGACATTATCTCTGCTCTCAGTTAGACTGGAGAGGGATAAAGTGATACTGTCTGCCACTGGCAGCAGCCACGACCCTCCAGATCAGTGAAAAGCATAACTATTGTGAAGTAAGTTCCTCCTGCTTTTGACTCGACTACTTTTTAATATGACCTGTAAATCATAATTTGGCATCAACAGATGAAAATGAGGTATAAGGACACACTGTCAGCTTTTACAAGTTTAGTAACAATACAGCTTTTTGCTTACTACGATATTTGAATGTATATACAAATATAATGTATCCATATATACAGAAGgcatctaaaaacaaaaaacgctGATCTAGGGTCACTGCTAATATAGCAGTAATACCCCAGAGGGCATTCTTTACTGTAATTACGGGTTTAACAGTGATATGACTAAGTATAAGGTATTGGTATGTGACATAGGTATATAGGCTGAAATTATTATTGAATAATTCTGAGTGAAATggcaaaagtaaaataaagttaATGCTAgatctttatttctcctttcAGAAGCTTTATAAATACAAACTCTGCATTTTCCCCAGCTCTttaaaaacaagtacagattcagTCCAGTCCCACAATGCATTTGTGACATAGAGTTGTTTCTGAATACAAGAACAGGATTTGGGGAGTTGGGAAGTGTCTCAAACAGTTCATAATGCTTCTTTACTGAGTAAGGGAAatgtatcccccccccccacacacacacacacacacacacacacacacacacacacttccctccaACCTAAAGGAcaagcatttgttttaaaagAACAGTTTGCACTATAATCTGATGATTTAAGCTAATTTTCCTATAAAAAAAAGGTGTGAAACAGAGGACAGATGCATAAAAGGATGTGTGATTCAGTTATGTAACTGTACAGAACAGCAACACAGGGTTAGGTATGTTGGTGAATGGTGCATAATTCTGTACGGCTGCTGATGCGTCTTTGTGTGCAGGgataatgctgtgtgtgtgtgtgtgtgtgtgtgtgtgtgtgtgtgtgtgtgtgtgttaaagagatCAGTGACTCCCTACCTTCCCACTGCACACACCTCTTCAGTTATCTGTTCAGGTGTTGTCTTACAGCCGGCTCTTCTCCTTTTCCAAAGACCTTGATGTCACATCAGCAGCATTGTGTGTGCTAGGTCAAGATATAGGTCAAACAGAGAATGGCGTCAGACTTAATGTAAAGACATTGGCTTATCAGAGCTTATACTGTCAAGTTTCACATTTATTTGAGCTTTAAGTTCCTGTTAgaacaaaactaaaaaacagCAGAATATGGATGAATCAATGACGATATCACTTGTAGTTTGAAGATGGTGAAATGCGAGTTCCCTAACATGGTTGGGAAGAGAGTTCCACTAAATGTCTGCTCTGAAGTCAGCAGGCGGCGGTCTGTTGACTTCAGAGCGCCCATTTGGTGGAAATGATAGGGACGGTTCCACTTGTTGTACGTCACTGGCTTATGAACACTTACCATCAAAGCCAGAAGTGTGTGACTGCCAAATGACACATAGGTAGACCTGGACTTATCCAAGACTGCTCACAGCCGcagtacactgtgtgtgtttgcactacTGTTTTGTTCTTTGCACTCCTTATTATTGGGTACTTGTAATGTTGTTGACACATGAATTTAAGCTTACTCCACATAGTGTTAGATAATGCAAATGGGTGGGTTTGCGTGTATGTGTCTTAGACAACCTCCTGCAGAAGTTGTCAATGTCAgttctgatctctctctctctctctctctctgtgtgcgtgtgtgtgtgtgtgtgtgtgtttgtgtcctctAGAAAACCCTGTGTTAAAGTGGCTGTGCTTCTTGTGGTGTGGCTCTGCTACATTAGTCCTCCTGGTTCTGCCCAAACTCATCACAGACAACAGCACAACCTTAGACATGCAGGTAGGTAGAGCATTGAGTGGGTGtacacattgtgtgtgtgtatgtgtgtgtgtgtgtgtgtgtgtgtgtgtgtgttttgtgtgcgtgcatgtgtgtgcatgcatgtgtgtatgtggtggaTTTCATTGTTCAGGAAtgtgcattttttatttctaattGGATATAATGgttgtctctgtgtatgtgtatgaaaaGTGTCTGCAATTGGTATAATGGATCTAGATTTTGCCTCTGCATTTTgattctctccctttctgtgtgttttgttttcagaatcCTGCTACCTCTAACACAGTGGAGATTACTGGCTATGTCTGTGGATACCTGGCCTCCATCTTCTACCTCTCCTCCCGTTTTCCCCAGCTCTATAAAAATGTAAGTCACAATTTGACAGTTTGTTGGTGTGACTGAGTTTAGATGtggagtttgtttttgtttttgactctAACAcatagtatgtgtgtgagcagtgttATCCTCAGGAGAACTTGGACAGCTTTCTCAGGCCCTGATCCCAGAGGGGCCTGTACTTATTGTTATATGTCAGTTAGTCATAAATAGAgaccgcgtgtgtgtgtgtgtgtgtgtgtgtgtgtgtatgtgtgtgtgtttggtggggagaaggaggggggttgtgtgtttgtgtatatgtgtgtcaaaATGAGAACCAGGCATTGAAGACAATGGTGCTGTTGTGCTGACGGAACATCCTGGCTCAACTACTGCTATTAATCACCAGAGGGGATCGTCTCACTAGGGTGCCAGTGCCAGAGAAACTTCTgggcacacacactcgcacacacactccctaacTAAGTCAATATTTACCCTGTGAAAAATTAATGCGTAACAACGACATTTTTCAACAGAATGCCCAGATCATTCCCAATGGCATCTTCTCCAAGCTTTGGTGATATTGCAAACAGTGAAGTGTCATCCGATTACTTATCATTACCTTCATTATTCTTATTGCAACACTCTCTGTCATCTAACACTTGCTGGTTGCCTAACACTGCTTGAGTCCAGCCCAGGCAGTAACCTACAGGGCATTCACAttgtgttgccaagcaacattTCAGCATTTCTCACTGTTGGGGACAGTTTCAActcaatagaatagaacagaatagaactcCTTTGTTCAGTCAAGGCTGAACATTTGTTTTCAATATATGCGGACATCCTCCGTCCCTGTCATTTATAATAGACAAGAATTGACAAATTCAGTCAGCCTGTGCGTTCCAGTTACACTGCCAGTCTAGAGAACACACATCCTACCTGCTGTTTGTGCTGAActgccacatttagaataataAAGAATAAACTGATTGACTGACCTTTATAATCTCTTCTTTTCCATTTCCAGCACTATGCCACAGAGGGCGTGTCCTACCTGTTGACTGcccagaatagaacagaaatgAATAGGATAGGCTTGATGATGAACTTTATCCCCATTGTCTGTGTCCCATAAAACCAGGAGAGTCCAGCACCCTCAACAGCCTCCAGGATTGCCTCTTAGATATGAAGTGCTGAATGCCACATAATGTCCCCCAGCTCAGTGAAAATAAGTcttggaaaaaataatgttgGAAACGTATCCAACAACATCAAGTCTCTAGCCAAGAAtttgtgtgtgatatgtgaTTCAGACCTCTGTTGTAATGAGCAGGTTAACAGGGTTGTTCAGTCTTGCGTCTTTCATTTAACAAATATTTCCAAGGAAAGGTCTAGTTTATCCTCTGTTGTCCTCAAAGAAGTTATTCATGACTTTATCTCTTCACATTTAGACTGTTGTAATTCCCTCTATTCATGCTTCCTGCCTCCCGCTGTCAGAGTTCCCTCTAATACAGCAGCGAGGCTCTTAACCAAATCAAGAAAACAGGGCCATATCACACCCATTTTAGCAGCTCTACACTGGTTGCCcgttgattttaagattttactgataacTTCTAAGGCACAGCAGAGTCTGGCCCCCGGCTACAGATCAGACCTTTTAACCCCCCGTGAGCCGGAGCACAGCCTGAGGTCTTCTGACAGGGCAATGCTGGTTGTTCCAAGGCCTGTAACTAAAGGTGCTGTCCGAGCTCCCAGGCTTTGGAACGCCCTGCCGGAGAAACTCGGGCTAGCCAGATCAGTGTCATCTTTTCAATAATTTCTCAAAGCACACTTAGTACAGGGAATGTTCCCTAAGCCAGTGGTGTTCAGTTCTGTGCCatggaagagtctgcaggttttcattgcagccaaacactacagcagctgaccTCATTTATTAACACACCATAAACCACAGAGGAGgaactgatcagtgaaatcagctgctgtagttcttggttgcaatgaaaacctgcagactcttccatGGTACAGGACTGGACACCACTGGCTTAGAGGGAACACTGTCTACAGGTCCAGGGCCAGTCCATAAAAGACACCTTCTACCTGCTGTTCAGTCTGAATAGAATAAAATTAATTCACATTTAAACCCTATCTGTTCTAGTTCCAGCGACAGTCTACGGAGGGCACCTCTTACCTGTTGTTTGCCCTGGCCATGATGGGCAACGGGACGTACGGGCTGAGCGTCATCGTGGTCCTGCCGGCCCTGAGGGGCTCCAAACAGACCTTCATCATCAAACATCTGGCCTGGCTCATTGGCAGCCTGGGAGTCCTCGTTCTCGACTTCTTTGTATCCTTCCATTCACACGTCCAGGCATGCCGGCTTGCGTAATATTTTAGCTTATGGACAAAATCTGTCATGCCTTGTGACAGTACCTGCATGTTAAAACATTATACTGCAATGAAGTATGATAGTCACTGGAATTTTTTATACCTAATGTATCATGGCTCTGTTGAATagtcagttctgattggctggcaggtGTGCATTTTTCCCATCAAATGCCCTGCTTTGTAATTGTTATCACAAAGGTTGTGAGCATTCTGAATTCTCATACTGATCGATAGGCATAGACATTGCGCGTCATGTTGCCCACTTTGTCCTTGAAAATCCACAAGGTACTGACAGCATTACATACAAGAAGCAACATCATTTAATAACATAATCAACATGTTATTGGTGTCTCTATAGTTGCTAGAGATTTTAACTTCCACATCACATGAGCAATCATGCATTCTGTCTGCACAGTACAACTTAGTTGCAGTGAGCAAAAAGCATTTTGCTTGAGCCAAAAAGTATATGGTGTTTCCACCTAACATTACAATTTGGTGTGCTTGTCATGTGGACCGCTGTCATATTAAGGCTTCTTGAAACACTGATTTACATGTGTTTGGATTATAGCACCACAGACTTATACTTTGCAAAGAAAGCAGCTCCTTTGCAGTGACTGAATTATACAACACACATTGATAGCTACAGTGCACTTTACTGAAGACAACCTGTGGTCTGCTTGACATAATAATCATGCCATTGTTTTGGAGACACAAATGGCTAGCTAGCTGCATTAGTAAACCTACTGCATCCATTTGACTGAGCAACATTATTGATGATGAGGCTAATAGCTGAAAAGTTTCATATTTGAGATGTTTCTGAAAAGACACGTCAGTAGTTGCATGAAGATATTGTTGAAGAGAATGAATATGTtgtactctgtgtgtctgtatgagccTTAACCTTGTCAGGTGACCGCGCAGTTCATCATCTACAGGAAGAACATCTCTGCTAAGAGCAGCCAATTAGTCAAAGTCCCGGAGGTGGAACCCCTGctctgtgaggaagaggaacTGTCTGTGTTCTAGAACGCAGAACGGACACCAGCATGGACTCTTTGGTCAAGAACAAATTGATCATTCCACAGGTTCGTCAGTATGGACCATCTGCAAATGGAGTggtctttttttattcagtggTAAGAACCTTATAGAGTAGAGGCATTGTGGAAGCATCCTAGAACACCCtagcggccatgttggaagacGTAAATACAGCGCAACTTTTCGAGGCTGACTTGCTGCTGTCAACACTACAAACACCATGGTCAACTTTTTTTATGTGGTTGGCTGTTCCAATAAGCCAGGAAAAACTTGCCACACATCAAagagaacaaacaaaacaattatcAGAAAAATGAAGACGACCACAATGTAGCAATCAGTACAGGGTCTGTTCAAATCATTTAATATCTGGTGAATAATTTAGCTTTCCAAATATAAGGCTTACTATCCAAGTAAGAGTCAACAAGAAATCTTACTCAACTTTACAGAAATAAATGTCGAAATGATTGCCAGCATACAAAACTACTGCTTATATTGACTCTTATAGAGTGAAGtttttcatgtgttcatgtagTTCACCAGCAGCCTCTATAATGACGAGGTGCTGGTCTTTCTCTAACTTTTCATTGGTTTTCCAGCAGTGCATCAGctgtggttgctatggtgtttaGAACACTTctgcaaagcattttttttattttattttttttaaaatgtagaatCATTCTCAGTCTGTTTCCCTGCAGACAGGCGTGTCAGTGTCACTGAAACTTTTTTTGGTATGAGTGTAACTATTCTCCTGGGATTTTGTGGTTTCATTTTGCATATAATCATTGGTTTATTTTATATGCCCTGTGGGAGCATACACACCCAGAGGAGGAAGCTTTATGCCAGATGTCATTTGACAAATGCAAGCTTCAGAGGAAGAGCGTAGTGTCTGTTTTGTCCACACAATGTTGATAAGGTAAATACTACGCTAGGGGAACTGCTCTAGTGGATGTTGCTGGTTGTAAACTCTGGCATGTCATATTATTTATGGGATGGGGTTTTAAGTCCGTATTACCTGCTACAGTATTTGAGTGCCGTAAAATCTGTTGTCGGCCTGAAAAATGTTCTGAGTGCTGGGTGGTGCGCTCTGGCTAACAGGAAATAGGAGTGGACATGACATCAAAAGTCATAAGTACCCCACTGTATGAATCTGTACACAGCAGTGTTTCCACTACTTAAATAGATGGGGTGTGGAGGGGCTATTACTCCACCtgagacattttcatttgtctttatttcgATTACAGGTGTGTTATTTCTGGTGTGTTATGGTCCCAATGCCATTCCAAAGGGATGTTGCATTCCTCTTCAAGCTCTCTGCTGTCCCGGAGAAGCCCCTTTGTTTGTGCCTTTTTATATCTTGATATACTGATCTCTTTCTAAACTGTATTGTTGGTGCTTTCTCCAAAGCAGGaccaggaaacaggaaacactACCCTCTTTTTATCCACTCCATTCCTTAAATATCACATGCCTCTATAAATGTCATGGGGTTTTCTTTGAACggcttccttttttttaaacttcttctcttctcagagAAGATGTAACTGGTTGAGGTACACATTTAGTTTGCATCTTCATTAAGTGTTTCCATTTTGTTGACTCACTTTAAAGCAGAGCAGatgttcaagtcaagtcaaatttatttataaagcacttttttacagagtgctttacagagcaacaaaggacataaatacagaataacaagagagagagcaaagaacagaaaaaaatagttgTCTTATTGATGAGCAGGTCAAGTTATCAGATATGTCATAAGAGCAAAATTAACAACTAGTCAAAGTTACGTGCCAATTTTTGTAGTTTTATAGGTTTGTGGTGGTGTCACTGTTTAACATGGTCAGCTGCATAACTAAACTACTATAACTGGCAGATATAACTGCAGATTCCTCTACCTCAGTTAAGTGCGTGTGCATGATTCATTTCTTTCAGTGTGCATGAAGAGCTGGCTTGGTAGTTCAGCACAGTGCTTCATGTGTGGAAACGCAGCCTTTCTGTGCATAGAGGGGAAGTGAACCAAGCACACCAcccatttaaaaagaaaaaagtgtaaaaattgaaattacaatatacagtaaaatGAATCATATAAAACCTGAAGCAGGAATGTTTCGTAAGACAATAATGAGGCAATGATGTATTTGTTGGTCAGAGTAAGATTCAAGGCTAAGATTACTTTCATTACGTTCATTTAAGCACAATAACATGTTTgcctattatttatttatttatctttcgCCATTTTTTAGCCAGTTGGATATGGCAATAATGTGAAATTATGTGAATTTGGGGACTTTTGTCTTGAGTTTGTTCACTGAAAAAGACAGGAAATGTATATGCAAACATATATGCATTTAGAATAACTCTTGTGCATCAGAAGAGACaagttatttttgtattgctTTGAAATTTTGGGGCCCTTAAATTTATTTAAATTCCTTTTCATAGCATCATTCCGCCTTTTTCCTAGCTTGAGTGTGTGATGCCTCAGCCTTTTCAATCTAGCGTGTATTTTTTAGGAATCATCAGATGATTCATTTAGCCTACATATTTCTTGTGTACTTTAGAACTGGTATTTATAAGACGAAGTTATTTTTACTTGAAAGGTGACACTGTATTGCTCTGTAAGACGTATTTATTTCCCTTAGATTACTTTGTGCATTACCTTTTATTTTGCTGATGCATTTTACTATACATTGCAAATGATGACTCTATTCCATGATCTGTGCCAGGATCTGTTTAGTGCCGATGTCTGCcaatgtattttctgtattttacaaccataaatatgtaattttatGTATGTTACACAACTTCAATAAAACTACAATAAAGtgcaatatatacatatatatatatatcctaaAGGATTTGTCTCTGCTGTTTTGAGAAGAAGGGAAATGGGAACATTGGACTcaaatttctttctttaaaaCAGACACTGGGTGGGTGGGGTTAGTGGTAAGTGAGACTCTCCTTCAACCAGACaacccaggttcaattccctgttGGCATTTGCCCTGCTTAAGTGTCAGTGAGCAACACACCGAATCTCTGCCAGCTCAAGAATCTTCTAtgggaatcaataaagtatcacattattatgatGAGTGTAGGCTTTCTGTCCTGAAGGCTGTATCAAATGATGGACTGAAAGACTGCCAATGAGTGCCATGGAGccacactaaaaaaaaaatcactataatattcctataatgctCCATAGGGACTTAAAGTGTCTCTGTAGTACTCAATAGTAAGTTTATAGTGGCCTTATCGTACTTTGTAGAACCTTTTATCTCCTGTATGGTATCActttaatattcctacagggagtTGTACTTTGTCTGTGATGTTTGTGCAGTATCCTTGTAAAattttattataggattactgcAGTTGTGTGTAAGGGGAGacaacatccccccccccccacattcCAAGCTGCTTTTTGACCGAGCTCTGTGGCGACCAATTGATAAAATCTATTCCTGCGAGGGCGGGAATAGGGAAATTTAGGATTTTTCGGAGGAGGGACTTCCTTTGGAGTGCAGTTGGATGGCAGGCAGCTGCTTTTAGGGTGACACGTAACTaaaattaaaggtgctatggaGGCCTCGTCGGGGACTTGCGGTCTTACTTTTCCGTAAGCTTCTCATGTTCCTCGCGAATCGCAGCGGAAAGGCAAAAAGTCTGTTTGGAGTCTACGAAGAAGCAAAGGAGCCCGCAGCCTCGACCAGTCCTGCTTTtcagcaaacacacaacagGAGTTTGATGTGTGTGAAATCAAGCGAAAATCTGAGCAGCTACTTTGAAGTAACCAGGGGGGGAGAGTCGTGTGGATGTGGCTGTGCTGTGAGAATGTTTACATTCAAACATCATTAAATCCTAGCTCTTAAGTggtattttctctctgtgtggaaATGCTCGgggagtgagagggggaggCTTCAGTCGCACCGGGAGGAAAAAAGTTGAGTCGGAAGTTTCCAGCGGCAGACACGGGGCTTGCTCGCCCAGACAGCGGGGAGGGGTGCGGGTCCAACATGGGAAACGGGGTGTGCTCCAGGAGGCAGCGGAGGATCTTCCAGTCCTTCCTGTTGGTCACCGTGGTCTGCGGGATGATCTACGGGGGGATGATATCCTACGAGATGCACAAACAGCTGAAGAGGACGGAGGCGATGGCTCTGAAGTATCAGCAACACCAAGAGTCGCTGTCGGCGCAGCTCCAAGGTAAACACAGTGCTTGGGATGTGATTGGGTGTGCTGTTTACACAGGTGACAGGGTGAGAGTAGCCCCGGCGAGATCCCGCTATCTCTTGAATGCAGCGGACGTCACGCCACGGTTCGTTAAAAAACTCAGGCAATTTGTTGTTGGTTTGCGTATTGGCAACCGCACACACCTCGTAAAACAAAACTCAATATCTTATAGGAACAAGTAGGATCCAcgcttcaattcggcatacagcCAATGCACCAAGCATCAACAAAACTTCAAAGTTCAGAATAATTTcgcctgttattcccacaatcttctCCCACCAAAATAGACCGTggagggcggtagcgagcaATGTGACCCAGATCTAAAAGTTAAGTTTTTATCAAAAGAAGTGCTACTCTGTGTATTGGGTGTATGCCGAATGTAAGACAGG
This region includes:
- the LOC139911464 gene encoding lysosomal amino acid transporter 1 homolog; amino-acid sequence: MATARFPGKSVDVAAANSSPPALGRPLCVNGTPWILYLLEECVDNVWEYCSVVIGLISMFCFLLSTLPQVYEAYRNGKVEEAMSFGFLFFLFSGDLTSFAGCYLTSQLPIQVVTVVFYIFTDLILISQFLYYKIKNSSTRKNPVLKWLCFLWCGSATLVLLVLPKLITDNSTTLDMQNPATSNTVEITGYVCGYLASIFYLSSRFPQLYKNFQRQSTEGTSYLLFALAMMGNGTYGLSVIVVLPALRGSKQTFIIKHLAWLIGSLGVLVLDFFVTAQFIIYRKNISAKSSQLVKVPEVEPLLCEEEELSVF